The following coding sequences are from one Scomber japonicus isolate fScoJap1 chromosome 3, fScoJap1.pri, whole genome shotgun sequence window:
- the aurka gene encoding aurora kinase A — MDASARAKLTEMKVKPNSDGPKRIPVSQHSQMTQKALLTPTPPQQVLGVSNGPKRIQRPVSQQKPVSHVGVVKSMCPGDQNVNPATQPKPGSQQKMTEPKVKPERTKPATESEKPEKSQKMPAKTESSRVSDSKKRWSLENFDIGRPLGKGKFGNVYLARERQTKFILALKVLFKKQLEKAGVEHQLRREVEIQSHLRHPNILRLYGYFHDASRVYLILEFAPRGELYSELQRCGGFSEERSATYIMELADALNYCHAKKVIHRDIKPENLLLGANGELKIADFGWSVHTPSSRRSTLCGTLDYLPPEMIEGKTHDEKVDLWSLGVLCYEFLVGHPPFEAKTNEDTYRRISRVEYTYPPQTNFSAGAKDLVARLLKHNPMHRLPIEGVLCHPWVVEYSTKKPKAWTSEEPSQ, encoded by the exons ATGGATGCTTCTGCCAGGGCCAAGTTGACAGAGATGAAAGTGAag CCAAACAGTGATGGACCAAAGCGGATTCCTGTATCCCAACACTCACAGATGACTCAAAAGGCTTTACTCACACCAACGCCGCCTCAGCAGGTCCTCGGTGTGTCAAACGGTCCCAAGCGCATTCAGCGTCCCGTGAGCCAACAGAAACCTGTATCTCATGTTGGTGTCGTCAAGTCCATGTGCCCGGGGGATCAGAATGTGAACCCTGCTACTCAGCCCAAACCTGGCTCCCAGCAAAAGATGACTGAGCCCAAGGTGAAACCGGAGCGGACCAAGCCAGCAACAGAATCTGAAAAGCCTGAGAAGTCACAGA AAATGCCTGCAAAGACTGAGTCTTCAAGAGTCTCTGATTCAAA AAAGCGATGGAGCTTGGAAAACTTCGACATTGGTCGTCCTCTGGGAAAAGGTAAATTTGGCAACGTCTACCTGGCCAGAGAGCGACAAACCAAGTTCATCTTGGCCCTGAAGGTGCTCTTCAAGAAGCAACTGGAGAAGGCGGGGGTGGAGCACCAGCtgaggagagaggtggagaTCCAGTCTCACCTCAG GCACCCCAACATCCTGCGCCTCTACGGCTATTTCCATGATGCATCGCGTGTGTACCTCATCCTTGAGTTTGCACCCAGGGGAGAGCTCTACAGCGAGCTACAGCGCTGTGGAGGTTTTTCTGAGGAGAGAAGTGCTACA TACATCATGGAGCTTGCAGATGCCCTCAATTACTGCCACGCCAAAAAGGTGATTCACAGGGACATCAAACCAGAGAACCTCTTACTGGGGGCCAACGGGGAGCTGAAGATTGCAGACTTTGGCTGGTCTGTTCACACGCCCTCCTCCAG GAGGTCCACTCTGTGTGGAACGCTGGACTACTTGCCACCAGAGATGATTGAGGGGAAAACTCATGATGAGAAGGTGGATCTGTGGAGTCTGGGCGTCCTTTGCTATGAATTCCTGGTTGGACATCCCCCATTTGAAGCAAAAACTAATGAGGACACCTACCGCAGAATATCAAGG GTGGAGTACACTTACCCTCCGCAGACCAATTTCAGTGCTGGAGCCAAAGACTTGGTTGCCAGGCTGCTGAAGCACAACCCCATGCACAGGTTGCCCATTGAGGGAGTCCTGTGCCACCCCTGGGTGGTTGAGTACTCCACCAAAAAGCCCAAAGCCTGGACCAGTGAAGAGCCTAGCCAATGA
- the prelid3b gene encoding PRELI domain containing protein 3B, which yields MKIWTSEHVFNHPWETVIKAAMQKYPNPMNPSVFGVDVLDRAIDKQGRLHSKRLLSTEWGLPSIVKSIIGNTRTCTYIKEDSVVDPKEKMFELQSTNITFTNLVSVDERLTYKPHPEDEEKTILTQEAIISVKGVSLSSYLEGVMASTISANAGKGREAMEWVIRRLNAEIEELAATARGTIRTPMAAAVTEK from the exons ATGAAGATTTGGACATCTGAGCACGTTTTCAA CCATCCTTGGGAGACGGTGATCAAGGCTGCTATGCAGAAGTATCCCAACCCCATGAATCCCAGCGTGTTTGGAGTGGATGTTCTGGACCGAGCCATCGACAAACAGGGACGTCTCCACAGTAAAAGACTGCTCAGCACAGAATGGGGCCTCCCGTCTATAGTGAAATCT ATCATTGGTAACACACGAACATGCACGTACATTAAGGAGGACTCGGTTGTGGATCCTAAAGAGAAGATGTTCGAACTTCAGTCCACAAAT ATCACTTTCACAAACTTGGTGTCTGTGGATGAACGGTTAACATACAAACCACACccagaagatgaagagaa AACCATACTGACACAGGAGGCTATCATCTCTGTAAAAGGAGTCAGTCTCAGCAGTTATTTGGAGGGAGTTATGGCCAGTACCATCTCTGCTAACGCTGGAAAG GGCCGTGAAGCCATGGAGTGGGTTATCAGGCGACTGAACGCAGAAATCGAGGAGCTGGCAGCCACTGCACGTGGGACTATACGCACCCCCATGGCTGCTGCAGTCACTGAGAAATGA
- the slc32a1 gene encoding vesicular inhibitory amino acid transporter translates to MATLIRGKLSNKLSNAATAVSNKSQAKVSGMFARMGFQAATDEEGLGFAACDDLDYDHRQGMQMDILTTDEMGGEASGDGGTLDGDSHYQRDGTGPSPSASKDGGSTNELSEVRPKITAWEAGWNVTNAIQGMFVLGLPYAILHGGYLGLFLIIFAAVVCCYTGKILISCLYEEDEDGQLVRVRDSYVDIANACCAPRFPSLGGHIVNVAQIIELVMTCILYVVVSGNLMYNSFPNMPISQKSWAIIATVALLPCAFLKNLKAVSKFSLLCTMAHFVINVLVIAYCLSRARDWAWDKVKFYIDVKKFPISIGIIVFSYTSQIFLPSLEGNMQKPSEFHCMMNWTHIAACILKGLFALVAYLTWADATKEVITDNLPPGIRAVVNLFLVAKALLSYPLPFFAAVEVLEKSFFQDGGRAVFPDCYGGDGRLKSWGLTLRCILVVFTLLMAIYVPHFALLMGLTGSLTGAGLCFLLPSLFHLKLLWRKLLWHQVFFDVAIFVIGGICSVSGFIHSMEGLIEAFKYNIEE, encoded by the exons ATGGCGACGTTAATCAGAGGCAAGCTTTCTAATAAACTGTCAAATGCAGCCACCGCTGTATCCAACAAATCCCAGGCGAAGGTGAGCGGGATGTTCGCCAGGATGGGGTTCCAGGCCGCCACCGACGAGGAGGGTCTGGGCTTCGCAGCCTGCGATGACCTGGACTACGACCACCGACAAGGCATGCAGATGGACATTTTGACAACGGATGAAATGGGAGGAGAGGCGAGCGGAGACGGAGGGACGCTGGACGGGGACAGCCACTACCAGAGAGACGGCACCGGTCCATCACCCTCAGCCTCAAAGGACGGAGGGTCGACGAACGAGTTGAGTGAAGTCAGACCAAAAATCACCGCTTGGGAGGCGGGCTGGAACGTCACGAACGCAATCCAG GGGATGTTCGTTCTTGGGTTGCCCTATGCCATTCTGCATGGAGGATACCTCGGACTCTTTCTCATTATTTTCGCTGCCGTGGTGTGCTGTTACACGGGGAAAATCCTCATTTCCTGCCTGTACGAGGAGGACGAAGACGGGCAGCTGGTCCGTGTGAGGGACTCCTATGTGGACATTGCCAACGCCTGCTGCGCGCCCAGGTTCCCGTCTTTAGGTGGCCACATCGTGAATGTAGCCCAAATCATAGAGCTTGTGATGACTTGCATCCTGTATGTGGTGGTCAGTGGTAATCTAATGTACAACAGCTTCCCCAACATGCCAATTTCCCAGAAGTCGTGGGCCATCATCGCCACCGTCGCTCTCCTCCCCTGCGCCTTCCTCAAGAACCTGAAAGCCGTCTCCAAGTTCAGCTTGCTGTGCACGATGGCCCACTTTGTCATCAACGTCCTAGTGATAGCGTACTGCCTCTCCAGAGCGAGGGACTGGGCCTGGGACAAGGTCAAGTTTTACATCGATGTCAAGAAATTCCCCATCTCCATTGGGATTATCGTGTTCAGCTACACCTCGCAGATCTTCCTGCCGTCTCTAGAGGGGAACATGCAGAAACCCAGCGAGTTCCACTGCATGATGAACTGGACTCACATTGCTGCCTGCATCCTCAAAGGCCTGTTCGCCCTGGTGGCCTACTTGACCTGGGCTGACGCAACCAAGGAGGTCATCACAGACAACCTGCCCCCCGGCATCCGAGCCGTCGTCAACCTCTTCTTAGTGGCCAAAGCTTTGTTGTCGTATCCGCTGCCGTTTTTCGCCGCCGTTGAGGTATTGGAGAAAAGCTTTTTCCAGGACGGGGGACGTGCAGTCTTTCCAGACTGCTACGGTGGCGATGGACGCCTGAAATCCTGGGGACTGACTCTCCGATGTATCCTTGTTGTGTTCACCTTGCTCATGGCGATTTATGTGCCACATTTCGCCCTCCTCATGGGCCTCACTGGCAGCCTGACGGGCGCAGGCCTATGCTTTCTGCTTCCTAGTCTCTTCCACCTCAAGCTTTTATGGAGAAAGCTGCTATGGCACCAAGTTTTCTTTGATGTCGCCATCTTTGTAATAGGAGGTATATGCAGCGTATCTGGTTTCATCCATTCAATGGAGGGGCTCATAGAGGCTTTCAAATATAACATAGAAGAGTAG